The Amphiura filiformis chromosome 12, Afil_fr2py, whole genome shotgun sequence genome includes a region encoding these proteins:
- the LOC140166579 gene encoding autophagy-related protein 101-like, whose amino-acid sequence MNARSQTFELSVEGKQVDEVVLALFHTLLFHRTTGKFHYKQEGTYSIGTVGMVEVDCDFVDFTYVRCNSTELDNHLRREVTAFRESLRFNDGPHNGQISLEFYQKKKNRWPFPDECIPWEVWTVKIDVISLANEHERQLYREKLGEILGEKVICIAEAMSRHDFLPKAPNQPLLDTVFETTFPEVQPYLFKITSQTSGPVNTQSMGTTVRKLFKDTLAL is encoded by the exons ATGAATGCAAGATCACAGACATTTGAATTG TCTGTAGAAGGCAAGCAGGTAGATGAGGTTGTCCTTGCTTTGTTTCACACACTGCTATTCCATAGAACAACAGGAAAG TTTCATTACAAGCAGGAGGGAACTTATTCTATTGGTACTGTTGGAATGGTAGAAGTGGACTGTGATTTTGTAGACTTCACATAT GTACGCTGTAATTCTACTGAGTTGGATAACCATTTAAGAAGAGAGGTGACAGCATTCAGAGAGTCACTCAGATTTAATGATGGACCACATAATGGACAG ATTTCATTAGAATTTTATCAAAAGAAGAAGAATCGTTGGCCATTCCCTGATGAGTGTATACCATGGGAAGTATGGACAGTCAAAATAGATGTCATATCACTAGCCAATGAACATG AGAGGCAGTTGTATAGAGAAAAGCTTGGAGAAATTCTAGGAGAAAAG GTTATTTGTATAGCTGAAGCAATGAGCAGACATGACTTCCTACCCAAGGCGCCCAACCAACCATTACTGGACACAGTGTTTGAGACAACCTTCCCAGAAGTACAGCCATATCTATTTAAGATAACATCACAGACATCAGGACCCGTCAACACGCAATCCATGGGAACTACTGTTAGGAAACTCTTCAAGGATACGCTGGCTTTATGA